The Musa acuminata AAA Group cultivar baxijiao chromosome BXJ3-6, Cavendish_Baxijiao_AAA, whole genome shotgun sequence region ATTAGAGAAGGAAGATAATAATGTGGTAAGGCTCAGCAAAAAGTTGCAATTATTAGAGAAGGTATTGGAGTCCAAAGAGACACCAGTGGGACAAGTTAACCGGTTTGGTAATGGTATCTTGTGCCTCCTCTGCTTCTCAGGCTTGTTTGCTGCACAGATATGTCTGTCTGAAAGATGTGATGTAGTGGCTGAGCCAAAAGAATGCACCACTTTTTGGATATTCCTGTAGGAGCGCCCTAAGAGCAAGCAAGCATCGATGCCCATCGAAGACACACTGACACCTTCGCCTCCACAGTAACTACGTCCAATGGCACATCTCCAGCACTCGGCCATGGAATTGGCAACTGTCCGGCTTCAACTCATCCGTCACCCAACCTTTCTCTCCTTTCCAACAGCTTGCTGTGCCTTTAGGCAAGTCTATGGCTTTTCTCCCCTCCTTTAGATACCGCCTTAACATGGCACAGATCTCAGGTGGAGCAAACGTAGATCCTCCAAGACGAAGAGAGAGGACATGGGACGACCAGATGGCTCTTTTGGAGACCACTTGAGAGCTCAAACCGGCCTCATGATCCAAACAATGACACTTAGCATCCAAATGCATGCACCAGGCCTCCATTACTCCTTCGCAGATGCTGAGAGCACAGAGGAAaggaagagagagcgagagagaggtgTCAGAATAGCTGTCTTCCTTCTCCGGACAGCATCTTTTTCTTGAAGCGACTCTTCGAGTTACATTTCatgtattttttttcatttaagaCCCCTCAAAAATCTCTTATTGACCAAAATACCTCCAAAATTCACTAACCCGTTTAAGCTAATTTATGTGATTATGTATGATTGGAGATAGAAATAATTGAAATGCGATATATTACTATAATGTCAATTTTATGTGATTTGAAGTGCAAAAATTTGGTCGCGGATATCAATCGTGGTCGGACAACGTTAGCAATGATATCATCTGTTTTGACTTTGAACCGGCCAATTCCGGTTGGGCCGGAGTAGGGCGTCAGGAACCGGTTCAGCGGGTTAATGATGGCTCGTAAGGGCCTTAAGTGGATATAAACATCCGAGGTAGGGGCTTTTATGGAAATATACCATTTTCTTTCGTTTTTCTTGTTGATGGGGGCCAGCTGGCCGCCCTGATTCTCTCACAGCTCGCCACGTACCGCTCACCTGTGGTGATCGCCCTTTGACGACGTGGACTCCACCACCCACCACTTACCTACTTATATACCTCCCCGTCTCGCCCAACCCGCAGCTCCGTGGACTCGTCACTGCTCCTTCCACCCCCACTCCCTTCTTCTTCGCGAcccgtgtcctctctctctcgctcgctcgctctctcgcAACAGTGTGCGAGGCTACGGGAACGAGATGCCTTCCGATCGTGACCTAGAGACTGGTAGTCATGATGATATCAATGGAGGAGTTGCCACCGCAAGAGTGAACTCCATCACCTCCTCTGCTTCTTGCTTCCCATTCACTCTTAAAGTACTACTTCTCTGTCATTCATCTTTCCTCACTTGTACGCGTTCCAACGTGATCCGCTAACGGAGAAGTCTATACCTAATCTTCTTTTATCATGTGTGTAGTTTATGGATGTTTCCTACCGCCTCAAGCTCGATCCGATGTCGGGTTCCGGAGGTAATGGAATCAGGCGCATCCTCCACTCCGCTGGCGGTTCCTCTGCAGCTCCTGAAGAGAGAGTTATCCTCAATGGCATCAGCGGCATGGTGTCGCCCGGTGAGATGCTCGCCATCCTCGGCCCCTCCGGCAGCGGGAAGTCCACTCTGCTTAGCATCCTCGCGGGCCGACTGCAAGGAAAACACACCGGCACCGTGCTCGCCAACGGCCACCGGCTCACGAAGTCCGTCCTGCGACGGACCGGCTTCGTGACGCAGGACGACGTGCTCTACCCGCATTTGACCGTGCGAGAGACGCTGGTGTTCTGCGCCATGCTCCGGCTGCCGAGGACGGTGGAGAAGGCGGATAAGGTGGCGTCTGCCGAGGCGGTGATAGCGGAGCTGGGGCTGTCCAAGTGTGCTGACACCTCGGTGGGCGGGCCGTTCGTGCGGGGGATCTCCGGCGGGGAGCGGAAGCGGGTGTGCATCGGGCACGAGATGCTGGTGAACCCGAGCCTGTTGCTGCTCGACGAGCCGACGTCGGGGCTGGACTCGACGGCGGCGAGCCGGCTGGTGGCGACGCTGGGCGGGCTCGCGAGGCAAGGCAGGACGGTGGTGACGTCGGTGCACCAGCCGGCGAGCCGGGTGTACCAGATGTTCGATTCGGTGCTGCTGCTCTCGGAAGGCAGCTGCTTGTACTTCGGCAAGGCCAGGGACGCCATGGACTATTTTGGCTCTGTTGGCTTTGCTCCAAAGTTCCATGTCAACCCCGCTGACTTCATGCTGGATTTGGCCAATGGTCAGTATATCTATTCCAATTCCCTTCATGTTTTTATGCTTATGCATCAATCTTtagtatatttatatacatatgcatatgtatattttttttgGAAGATCTCATACCTCTTAATAGATGAAATTCCAAGACATGTTAAATGAAACTAAATCAACATCCTGTGTTCTTCCAGAAAACAAAGATCAAACAGTAAGTAATATAAAAAGGTGTTTAGGTGTTAGATTATTTCTGGCAGATTCCTGTCTACATAAACTTTTTTAGCTAAATAAACACAAAACAAGAAGAGAAAAATCTCAAAACCATGCAACACGCAAGTCAAAATCCCTTAAAATTTCCAACTTTGATGAGTTTTGCCATTTGGAGTAGAGAAAGGTGGGAATTATATTAGTGAAGGAAATCAGAATAATAGGTGTATTATTACATGCAAATCCATCTGCACATGCTTTGTGCTTGGCATCTACAATTCCAAAAGATGTGGTTCTTATTCTTCTCTCTTTACTCTTTAGACTTTGTTATGAGAGGTATGTGCACAAGTAGTGAGTCAAAGAGCAATGATACCCTCTTTGTGGGTGCTAGATTTGGTTCGGTATTTGCTGCTTTTGGTAGCTACCTCATGTAGAGTGTGGCATGGGCAATGCCAATGGCTGATACAGAGACCTTGCTGCAGTGTCTTGGTGCATAAACAAGCTAAGGTAAACAAGAGGAATCGTTGGGTGAGATGCTGTGATGAGATTGTTTAGGATCAGAGGTATAAAGCCTGTGTCCTCCTTGTGCTGCTCTTCTCCTCCATTGCCTCACTTTGGGCACCCAATAAACTAGAGAAGAGCATTGTTTCCTTGGGTCACACAGTCCTCTCCGCGATGCTAAATCTAATTAGGGGGAGTGTGATGTGTTTTACTTATCCGAAAGCTATAATCTTCGAATGCTTTGGTTGGATGGCTGTGCTTCATGACCACTCAGAGGACACCTGGTGGAGGTAGTGGGGGAATAAATGGATGATATCAATAAGTAGTAGTAGTACACCTTGTCTGGTTGAGGCAGATGATAGTGTTTGTTTTTGGGTCTACTTTATCTCTTTTTTGGCTTTCCTTTTGCAAGGAATTGACCCAACTTTTCTTGGCCCTTCCTTCTCTATCTAAAAACTGGATGTGAGATGTACCCTTGTGAAAAGGATTAATAATAAATGTGTTCTTATCCTTGCAAGCTGAGACACTATTTGTCTGACCCATCTTTAATTATTGGGTAGTAAAAGAAGCAAGCTTTGAaagtaattatttaaaatattgagaaaaaatcaagagagaaaagTTATAAGAATAAAGTTTTAGCTTATGTTGAAAACCATGCAGGTTTAGGGACCAGCTTTAATTAGATGTTCTGTTGACTGAGCCCCCACTTGAAGCTTTGAGCTTTCTCTTGTGAAGGAAGAGAGCAAGCCTGAAAGTGACTGCATGCTTATTTAACTCAATGGCATTACCACAATGATCATTTAATACCCAATGTGTGGAGAACACAGTAAGGTTTCAGACATCCTAATCTGTTGTTGGTGTTCCACAAATCTTCTGCATGATTGTTCACTTGATCATTCTTTGGCATATAGAAAGAGGAGTCAAGAAAAGTGGGGTTGGAAACCAGAAATCAAGTTGTGTGCTGGCTGCATCCCTGAAAGTGTGATGGACCACCTGGACCACCCACAGCACTATCACCAGGAAACAACCTAGGCCAACCAGTTCTACTTTTCAATGTGTGTTCTTTTGATTTGGACCTTGATGATTCCCAAGTTTCCTTAGCTTGAACTTGATGAAGAATCATGTAAGATCAGAGTTTACATCTTAAACCCTCACTGGATGTGGTGGTGGTCCTTGTTGTTTCAGGGGTCACTCAAACAGATTACCAGGGTGATGCAGAGAAGTCAGCTGTGAAGCAGTCTCTGGTCTCATCTTACAACAGAGTGTTGGCACCAAAGGTGAGGGCGGGGCTGACTGCTGCTGTCCCCGGAAATGCCACTCACACAGGTAGGAATTGTTCGATGCTTGAATCGAATGTTGCATCATAGTGTGTAGTTGatcgagaagaggttgtgatgtgACGGAGTTTTGGGCTCTTGATGAAGCAGGGAAGGATGTCTGTGTCGAGAGAGGGAGGAAGGAGCAGAGGAGCATCAGCTGGTGCAGCCAGTTCTCCATCCTCCTCCAGAGAAGCCTCAAGGAGAGGCGGCACGAGTCCTTCAACTCCCTCCGAGTCTTCCAGGTCATGGCGGCCGCAGTACTCTCGGGGTCCATGTGGTGGCACTCCAGCATCCGTGACGTCCAAGACCGGCTCGGCCTCCTCTTCTTCATCACCATCTTCTGGGGCGTCTTCGCCTCCTTCAACGCCGTGTTCACGTTCCCGCAGGAGCGAGCCATCTTCATCAAGGAGCGGTCGTCCGGCATGTACAGCTTATCGTCCTACTTCGTGGCGAGAATGGCGGGCGACCTGCCGATGGAACTCATCCTCCCCAC contains the following coding sequences:
- the LOC103989068 gene encoding ABC transporter G family member 25 isoform X1 is translated as MPSDRDLETGSHDDINGGVATARVNSITSSASCFPFTLKFMDVSYRLKLDPMSGSGGNGIRRILHSAGGSSAAPEERVILNGISGMVSPGEMLAILGPSGSGKSTLLSILAGRLQGKHTGTVLANGHRLTKSVLRRTGFVTQDDVLYPHLTVRETLVFCAMLRLPRTVEKADKVASAEAVIAELGLSKCADTSVGGPFVRGISGGERKRVCIGHEMLVNPSLLLLDEPTSGLDSTAASRLVATLGGLARQGRTVVTSVHQPASRVYQMFDSVLLLSEGSCLYFGKARDAMDYFGSVGFAPKFHVNPADFMLDLANGVTQTDYQGDAEKSAVKQSLVSSYNRVLAPKVRAGLTAAVPGNATHTGKDVCVERGRKEQRSISWCSQFSILLQRSLKERRHESFNSLRVFQVMAAAVLSGSMWWHSSIRDVQDRLGLLFFITIFWGVFASFNAVFTFPQERAIFIKERSSGMYSLSSYFVARMAGDLPMELILPTVFTLILYWMAGLRREPGAFLLTLAVLLGYVLVAQGLGLVLGAAIMDAKQASTIATVTMLAFLLTGGFYVQNIPSCLAWLKYISFTFYCYRLLIIIQYGGGQMDYLLASSHHRNKRDADGELVAQVSTSVCIAALLAMFVGYRVLAYMALRRTKA
- the LOC103989068 gene encoding ABC transporter G family member 25 isoform X2, which codes for MPSDRDLETGSHDDINGGVATARVNSITSSASCFPFTLKFMDVSYRLKLDPMSGSGGNGIRRILHSAGGSSAAPEERVILNGISGMVSPGEMLAILGPSGSGKSTLLSILAGRLQGKHTGTVLANGHRLTKSVLRRTGFVTQDDVLYPHLTVRETLVFCAMLRLPRTVEKADKVASAEAVIAELGLSKCADTSVGGPFVRGISGGERKRVCIGHEMLVNPSLLLLDEPTSGLDSTAASRLVATLGGLARQGRTVVTSVHQPASRVYQMFDSVLLLSEGSCLYFGKARDAMDYFGSVGFAPKFHVNPADFMLDLANGVTQTDYQGDAEKSAVKQSLVSSYNRVLAPKVRAGLTAAVPGNATHTGKDVCVERGRKEQRSISWCSQFSILLQRSLKERRHESFNSLRVFQVMAAAVLSGSMWWHSSIRDVQDRLGLLFFITIFWGVFASFNAVFTFPQERAIFIKERSSGMYSLSSYFVARMAGDLPMELILPTVFTLILYWMAGLRREPGAFLLTLAVLLGYVLVAQGLGLVLGAAIMDAKQASTIATVTMLAFLLTGGFYVQNIPSCLAWLKNKRDADGELVAQVSTSVCIAALLAMFVGYRVLAYMALRRTKA